One Epidermidibacterium keratini DNA segment encodes these proteins:
- a CDS encoding thioesterase family protein: MPESAPGRFASATAVRRENDARYSATLAEGWDIAGNANGGYLLATLARALRDASGKPDAVSVTAHYLSPGKPGPVDIDATVLKAGKTFTTVTGGMTRDDKMLLHATGTFGDLSSRATTVERVEGAPPQLPPPDECVRVEGTSGFPPPMMNNIDLRMHPDDVGFISGAPHGRAQVRGWFRLLDDEPLDSLGLLLAVDAFPPTAFNAALPVAWTPTVELTAHVRARPEGGWLRCEFTTRFVTGGFLEEDGVVWDDSDRLIAQSRQLALLPRQH, translated from the coding sequence ATGCCTGAATCTGCGCCCGGTCGCTTCGCCTCTGCCACAGCGGTGCGCCGTGAGAATGACGCCCGCTACAGCGCCACGCTCGCCGAGGGATGGGACATCGCCGGTAACGCCAACGGCGGCTACCTGCTTGCGACACTGGCGCGCGCGCTGCGGGATGCGAGCGGGAAGCCCGACGCGGTCTCGGTAACCGCGCACTATCTGTCGCCGGGCAAACCTGGGCCGGTCGACATCGACGCGACCGTGCTCAAGGCCGGCAAGACCTTCACCACGGTGACCGGTGGCATGACGCGAGACGACAAGATGCTGCTGCATGCGACCGGGACGTTCGGCGACCTAAGCTCGCGAGCCACGACGGTCGAACGCGTCGAGGGCGCTCCCCCGCAGCTCCCACCGCCGGATGAGTGCGTGCGCGTCGAGGGCACATCGGGCTTCCCGCCGCCGATGATGAACAACATCGACCTGCGCATGCATCCGGACGATGTCGGGTTCATCTCCGGGGCGCCGCATGGGCGGGCACAGGTGCGCGGCTGGTTCCGGCTGCTCGATGACGAGCCACTCGACTCGCTCGGGCTGCTGCTTGCCGTCGATGCCTTCCCGCCGACCGCGTTTAACGCGGCGCTGCCGGTGGCTTGGACTCCCACAGTTGAGCTGACGGCCCATGTCCGGGCGCGTCCCGAGGGTGGCTGGCTGCGATGCGAGTTCACCACACGCTTCGTCACCGGCGGTTTCCTGGAGGAAGACGGTGTCGTGTGGGACGACTCGGACCGGCTCATCGCGCAAAGCCGGCAGCTCGCCTTGCTGCCGCGCCAGCACTAG
- a CDS encoding glutathione peroxidase, translated as MTSLHEFRATTIDGQEQPLSMYDGKVALVVNTASKCGFTPQYEGLQQLWDKYGDDGFVVLGFPCDQFGHQEPGDEAEISGFCQTNYGVSFPMFAKIDVNGADAHPLYQWLRDQKGGVLGDRIKWNFTKFLIGRDGQVIDRFGPSTKPAKIAGDIEAALAP; from the coding sequence ATGACGTCACTGCACGAGTTTCGCGCCACCACGATCGACGGCCAGGAGCAGCCCCTATCGATGTACGACGGCAAGGTTGCCCTCGTCGTCAACACCGCCTCCAAATGCGGCTTCACCCCGCAGTACGAAGGACTGCAGCAGCTATGGGACAAGTACGGCGACGACGGGTTCGTCGTGCTCGGTTTCCCCTGCGACCAGTTCGGTCACCAGGAACCCGGGGACGAGGCTGAGATCTCCGGCTTCTGCCAGACCAACTACGGCGTGAGCTTCCCGATGTTCGCCAAGATCGACGTCAACGGCGCCGACGCTCATCCGCTGTATCAGTGGCTGCGCGACCAGAAGGGCGGCGTACTCGGCGACCGGATCAAGTGGAACTTCACCAAGTTCCTCATCGGCCGAGACGGTCAGGTCATCGACCGGTTCGGGCCGTCGACCAAGCCGGCCAAGATCGCCGGTGACATCGAGGCGGCTCTCGCCCCCTAA